From Acipenser ruthenus chromosome 2, fAciRut3.2 maternal haplotype, whole genome shotgun sequence, a single genomic window includes:
- the LOC117408586 gene encoding zinc finger and BTB domain-containing protein 5-like: MDFPGHFDQIFQQLNYQRLHGQLCDCVIVVGSRHFKAHRSVLAACSTHFRALFTVAEGDTSMNMIQLDSEVVTAEAFAALIDMMYTSTLMLGESNVMDVLLAASHLHLNAVVKACKHYLTTRTLPMSPPGSTNSDRAQQEQQAASSRLQRSFLLQQLGLSLVSSALGGQNGAEETNPIRGGGAGVVEQRASFPIRRFHKRKPSSAEDRSRQRLRPSVTAEESMMMGDVGGVVVDTGAHAREFFSPDSLKLGNGPKLDGGLGSVSSVDNPDDTTMLFEQPYGTQEDAQLPSQSDGGSNTGMTRNDQAADDGSFQGQVAPEDGGKDVGVRGEKEEDEEQHMHVVVKSEPLSSPEPQDEVSDVTSQAEGSDQVEHGPDKIELSPESSDRSFSDPQSTTDRVGDIHLLDAPGGGGNSGGGGPSSNGNLDDKQTFNISSFLNKGRAAGGNYSQGTKDNLPNTTSGDCRMEGDTAYLISPESVNGHSHHHHPNHQHLSEDSNPFSDSSDAHFLRPMQDAMGHGYRGSDQFALDFQRSSLGLHSLSRSTKGVEGGGGGMPANMGFPGYRRIAPKMPVMSASMRMDGTPLQDASSSSSSFGSVGGGSSSNMLLNRAASLGYDGGQQVAAPPQLTRASADVLSKCKKALSEHNVLVVEGARKYACKICCKTFLTLTDCKKHIRVHTGEKPYACLKCGKRFSQSSHLYKHSKTTCLRWQNSNLPNTLL, translated from the coding sequence ATGGATTTCCCAGGGCATTTTGACCAGATCTTCCAGCAGCTGAATTATCAGCGCCTACATGGGCAGTTGTGTGACTGTGTGATCGTGGTGGGGAGCCGTCACTTCAAGGCGCACCGCTCCGTGCTAGCAGCTTGTAGCACACATTTCCGGGCTCTCTTCACAGTGGCAGAGGGAGACACCAGCATGAACATGATCCAGCTGGACAGCGAGGTGGTGACGGCCGAGGCCTTCGCCGCCCTCATTGATATGATGTATACCTCCACACTGATGCTAGGTGAGAGCAACGTCATGGACGTGCTGCTAGCCGCCTCACATCTCCACCTCAACGCTGTGGTCAAGGCTTGCAAGCACTACCTGACCACCCGCACCCTGCCCATGTCCCCCCCTGGCAGCACCAATAGCGATCGGGCCCAGCAGGAACAGCAGGCTGCCAGCTCCCGGCTCCAGCGCTCCTTCCTGCTGCAGCAGCTGGGTCTCAGCCTGGTCAGCTCGGCGCTTGGAGGGCAGAACGGGGCTGAGGAAACCAATCCGATCCGGGGTGGAGGAGCAGGAGTGGTGGAACAGCGAGCATCCTTTCCCATACGGCGCTTCCACAAGAGGAAGCCCTCTTCTGCTGAGGACAGGTCCAGGCAGCGGCTGAGGCCTTCAGTTACAGCCGAGGAGTCCATGATGATGGGGGATGTTGGTGGTGTTGTAGTGGACACAGGAGCCCATGCTCGTGAATTCTTCTCCCCGGATTCCCTCAAGCTGGGCAATGGGCCAAAATTGGATGGAGGCCTTGGAAGCGTATCATCGGTGGACAATCCAGATGACACCACCATGCTGTTCGAGCAGCCCTATGGCACCCAAGAGGATGCCCAGCTGCCTAGCCAATCAGATGGTGGCAGCAACACAGGAATGACCCGGAATGACCAGGCGGCTGATGACGGCAGCTTCCAGGGTCAGGTCGCCCCTGAGGATGGAGGGAAGGATGTGGGAGTGCGGGGTGAAAAGGAAGAGGATGAGGAGCAGCACATGCATGTGGTGGTGAAGAGTGAACCCCTGAGTTCCCCAGAGCCCCAGGATGAGGTCAGTGATGTCACCTCGCAGGCTGAGGGCAGTGACCAGGTGGAGCACGGGCCTGATAAGATTGAGCTGAGTCCAGAGAGTAGCGACCGCAGCTTCTCAGATCCTCAGTCCACTACCGACCGTGTGGGGGACATACATCTACTGGATGCTCCTGGTGGAGGAGGGAACAGCGGAGGAGGAGGTCCCTCCAGCAATGGCAACCTAGATGACAAGCAGACCTTCAACATCTCCAGCTTCCTTAATAAAGGCAGGGCAGCTGGGGGAAACTACAGCCAAGGCACtaaagacaaccttcccaacaCCACCAGTGGGGATTGCCGCATGGAAGGGGATACAGCCTATCTCATAAGCCCCGAATCTGTCAACGGGcattcccaccaccaccaccccaacCATCAGCACCTGTCAGAGGACAGCAACCCTTTCAGTGATTCCTCGGACGCTCACTTCCTGAGGCCAATGCAAGATGCAATGGGTCATGGCTACCGCGGGAGCGATCAGTTTGCATTGGACTTCCAGAGGTCCAGCCTGGGCCTACACTCCCTCTCCAGGTCTACCAAAGGAGTggaaggaggtggaggtgggatGCCAGCAAACATGGGTTTTCCAGGCTACCGTCGTATCGCCCCTAAGATGCCAGTGATGAGTGCCTCGATGCGAATGGATGGGACTCCGCTGCAGGATGCGTCATCTTCCTCGTCTTCCTTTGGAAGTGTTGGAGGAGGCAGCAGCTCCAACATGCTGCTCAACAGGGCAGCTTCCTTGGGTTACGATGGGGGTCAGCAGGTGGCGGCCCCTCCCCAGTTGACACGCGCCTCTGCTGACGTGCTGTCTAAATGTAAGAAAGCACTCTCGGAGCACAATGTATTAGTGGTAGAAGGGGCACGCAAATACGCCTGCAAAATTTGTTGCAAAACTTTCCTAACCCTGACAGATTGCAAGAAGCACATCCGTGTGCACACAGGGGAAAAACCCTACGCTTGCCTCAAATGTGGCAAGCGCTTCAGTCAGTCCAGCCACCTCTACAAGCACTCGAAGACCACATGCCTGCGGTGGCAGAACAGCAACTTGCCCAACACTCTGCTCTAA